One region of Chitinispirillales bacterium ANBcel5 genomic DNA includes:
- a CDS encoding chemotaxis protein CheW, with the protein MMKKQFCSFYLNRYLLGIEVLLVREIINGIDITPVDGAGEDVTGLLNLRGQIVTVIDPSVKLGFTRHGKNDSNSIIVLKTEKELEVYRRNGISLQNTSRDIIGLYIDKIDDMVETEESAILPAPANVDSIDNKYIRGVVKLKETLMTVLKIDELLKISK; encoded by the coding sequence ATGATGAAAAAACAATTTTGTTCATTTTACCTTAACAGGTATTTGCTTGGAATAGAGGTACTTCTAGTAAGAGAAATAATAAATGGGATTGATATAACGCCGGTTGATGGAGCCGGGGAAGATGTTACCGGCCTTTTAAACCTCAGAGGGCAAATAGTAACCGTTATTGATCCAAGTGTAAAATTGGGGTTTACCAGGCATGGAAAAAATGATTCCAATAGTATTATAGTCCTAAAAACGGAAAAAGAGCTTGAAGTGTATAGGCGCAACGGTATTTCGCTTCAGAATACATCAAGAGATATCATCGGTCTTTACATCGATAAAATAGATGATATGGTTGAAACAGAAGAAAGTGCTATTTTGCCTGCACCGGCCAATGTTGATTCCATAGATAATAAGTACATCAGGGGTGTTGTTAAACTTAAGGAAACACTTATGACTGTGCTGAAAATTGATGAGCTGTTAAAGATTTCTAAGTAG
- a CDS encoding protein-glutamate O-methyltransferase CheR — protein MGPVKIDNNEFKLIGDYIEKHCGIRLKEDKMYLVESRLMPLMVESGCRDFTSFYYKALADKSNYLRDKIVDAMTTNETLWFRDGQSFKIFNEKILDELISENPSEPIHIWSAACSTGQEPYSLAIAILEASKRDYKVKPERFKILATDISPTVLFLANTGRYDSFAMSRGMDPAIKERYFYPDGKIWLLKNDVKKLVTFKKFNLQENFSSLGKFNFILCRNVLIYFSEEFKKDILKRIARQLKPPGYLMLGSSESLINYSEEFVMKRHNGSLFYQLKTMSAVNGVKQ, from the coding sequence ATGGGACCTGTTAAAATAGATAATAATGAATTTAAATTAATTGGTGATTATATAGAAAAGCACTGTGGCATTCGCCTTAAGGAAGATAAAATGTACCTTGTTGAAAGCCGCCTGATGCCCTTGATGGTTGAATCGGGGTGCAGGGATTTCACCTCCTTTTACTACAAGGCACTTGCTGACAAGAGTAACTATCTCAGGGATAAGATTGTGGATGCAATGACTACGAATGAAACACTTTGGTTTCGTGACGGGCAGTCATTTAAAATATTTAACGAGAAGATATTAGATGAACTGATTTCAGAGAATCCATCTGAACCCATTCATATATGGTCTGCAGCATGTTCAACAGGTCAGGAACCTTATTCTTTAGCTATAGCAATTTTGGAAGCTTCAAAAAGAGATTACAAAGTTAAACCAGAACGATTTAAAATTCTTGCAACTGATATATCCCCTACGGTACTCTTTTTGGCCAACACAGGGAGGTATGACAGCTTTGCGATGTCACGGGGAATGGATCCGGCTATTAAGGAGAGATATTTTTATCCTGATGGTAAAATATGGTTACTAAAAAATGATGTTAAAAAATTAGTAACCTTTAAAAAGTTTAATCTGCAGGAAAATTTTTCATCGCTAGGGAAGTTTAATTTTATTCTGTGTCGAAATGTACTAATATATTTCTCAGAAGAATTTAAAAAAGATATTTTGAAGCGAATTGCAAGACAATTAAAACCTCCCGGGTACCTTATGCTGGGTTCTTCTGAGTCATTAATTAACTATAGTGAAGAATTTGTGATGAAAAGGCACAACGGATCTCTTTTTTATCAGCTTAAAACCATGTCTGCCGTAAATGGAGTAAAGCAATGA
- a CDS encoding chemotaxis protein CheA produces MNHQEHEVLDELILESRDHLSSIEPDLLSLEESNSTEDSEVINRIFRAIHSIKGGFSFFGYEKIIKLSHVMENVLSRVRNGEIVFESEIIDGLLCGVDKLRLLLDDIEGTEHISIAEEVQILSPFLKEKTAEVKGKKKNTTVRLSVSAEQKHRIIKEGKFLYKIEIVPKRDFIENKMSPDQLFEKWEKIGEIVKIKPDPNGLTDSELKKVQKITALYSTVLEPDLVSVGTGIAQTQIENIDLARNKEKKRVKQEVTMQKNETLENKDSVTKHKIEDSLRVRIGLLNNLMNLAGELVLGRNQLIQNFNRSFFETENAQRAKKKIVEDIVAVAENNGKRCNDTDIDRIAKQIDEAFSFRLIDIKGVNGIVQNIDMTTSTLQENIMQTRMQPISVVFSKFPRVVRDLAKKLAKEVELAIIGQEVELDKSIIELLSDPLTHLIRNCVDHGIEAPQVRQKAGKSAKGKIVLRSFHEGGKVNIEITDDGAGINSEAVKKKAIEKSIITNEQAESMSEQEIQMLIFSAGFSTAKKVNDISGRGVGMDVVKTNIERLGGTIELQSQKGQGLTIYLRLPLTLAIIPSLIVTANTRHFAIPQMGIEEVVRIRAGDITKKIESVQGSEVFRLRDKLLPLVRLTDLIGLENTYRDPKTGELRIDRRRRWSDRRGLADTKTDEKLPAEQERRKLGADRRVSVSNAIKIVVLKNENRHFGLVVDDVRDNEEIVVKPLSEYLKECKCYSGATIMGDGRVAMILDPGGIAEAAKLRFDKTESAQRERNLNETTKNNLEEMLIFNIGSKELFALKLNSVARIEKRKVEDIENVGDNEYIQFEKKLLHLIRVDNYLPVTKAEEDSAYVFVIVPNNTEKLFGIVAKKVEDVVKVNLVLDRETIKGTGVKGTAIINNKMVVVVDIKSLSKLAEDRSTEAEEL; encoded by the coding sequence ATGAATCATCAGGAACACGAAGTATTGGATGAACTTATTCTTGAATCAAGAGATCACCTTTCATCGATTGAACCGGATTTGCTCTCTTTAGAAGAGAGCAATTCTACCGAAGACAGTGAAGTAATAAATCGTATTTTTAGAGCTATTCACAGCATTAAGGGAGGGTTTAGTTTCTTTGGATACGAGAAAATAATAAAGCTTTCTCATGTCATGGAAAATGTGCTGTCCCGGGTAAGGAATGGTGAGATTGTATTCGAGAGTGAAATAATAGACGGGTTGTTATGCGGAGTTGACAAGCTTAGGCTATTGCTGGATGATATTGAGGGAACTGAACATATAAGTATTGCTGAAGAAGTACAAATTTTATCACCCTTTCTCAAAGAAAAAACAGCTGAAGTTAAGGGCAAAAAGAAAAACACTACTGTACGGTTATCGGTTTCTGCAGAACAGAAACACAGGATCATTAAGGAGGGTAAGTTTCTATATAAAATAGAGATCGTACCTAAAAGAGATTTTATTGAAAACAAAATGTCACCTGATCAGCTATTTGAGAAGTGGGAAAAGATAGGTGAGATAGTAAAAATAAAACCAGATCCAAATGGCCTTACAGATTCAGAACTAAAAAAAGTTCAAAAGATAACAGCGCTTTACTCTACTGTTTTAGAACCCGATCTTGTAAGTGTTGGTACCGGTATAGCGCAAACGCAAATTGAAAATATTGATTTGGCCAGGAATAAAGAAAAAAAGAGAGTGAAACAAGAGGTTACAATGCAGAAAAATGAAACCTTGGAAAATAAGGATTCTGTGACAAAACATAAGATAGAGGATTCGCTGAGGGTTCGTATTGGCTTACTAAATAACCTTATGAACCTTGCAGGTGAACTCGTTCTTGGTAGAAATCAGTTGATTCAAAACTTTAATCGCAGTTTTTTTGAAACAGAGAATGCACAAAGAGCAAAAAAGAAGATTGTTGAAGATATCGTTGCGGTTGCCGAAAACAATGGTAAACGTTGTAACGATACCGATATTGACCGGATTGCCAAGCAGATTGATGAAGCGTTTTCATTCAGGCTCATAGACATCAAAGGCGTAAATGGGATTGTTCAGAACATTGATATGACTACAAGTACACTCCAGGAAAACATAATGCAGACTCGGATGCAACCGATATCCGTGGTGTTTTCAAAATTTCCAAGGGTGGTGAGAGATCTTGCAAAAAAGCTTGCAAAAGAAGTGGAACTAGCAATTATCGGGCAGGAGGTTGAACTTGATAAATCTATAATTGAACTGTTGTCCGATCCGCTGACTCACCTTATACGCAATTGTGTCGACCATGGTATAGAAGCCCCTCAGGTTCGGCAAAAGGCAGGGAAGTCTGCCAAAGGTAAAATAGTGCTCAGGTCTTTTCACGAAGGTGGTAAGGTTAACATAGAAATTACCGATGATGGGGCTGGAATCAATAGTGAAGCGGTGAAGAAAAAAGCAATTGAAAAGAGTATTATCACTAATGAACAGGCAGAATCGATGTCTGAGCAGGAAATACAGATGCTAATCTTTTCAGCCGGATTTTCCACCGCTAAAAAAGTTAATGATATTTCTGGTCGTGGCGTTGGCATGGATGTGGTAAAAACCAACATAGAAAGGCTTGGTGGAACTATAGAATTGCAGTCCCAAAAAGGGCAAGGGTTAACTATTTACCTTCGCCTCCCTCTTACACTGGCTATTATACCCTCTTTGATAGTAACAGCTAATACCCGACACTTTGCTATTCCGCAGATGGGAATAGAAGAAGTTGTGCGTATAAGGGCAGGAGATATCACTAAAAAGATTGAGAGTGTACAGGGATCCGAAGTGTTTAGGCTTCGGGATAAATTGCTTCCCCTTGTCAGGCTAACAGATCTTATAGGTCTGGAAAATACCTATAGAGACCCCAAAACCGGTGAGTTGCGTATCGATCGAAGAAGAAGGTGGTCGGACAGAAGAGGTTTGGCTGATACAAAAACTGATGAAAAACTTCCGGCAGAACAGGAACGAAGAAAATTGGGAGCTGATCGTAGAGTAAGTGTGTCAAATGCAATTAAAATTGTTGTACTGAAAAATGAAAACAGACATTTTGGTTTGGTTGTGGATGATGTAAGAGATAATGAAGAGATAGTGGTAAAACCGCTGTCAGAGTATTTAAAAGAGTGTAAATGTTACAGTGGTGCAACAATCATGGGTGATGGAAGAGTAGCGATGATACTTGATCCCGGTGGAATTGCAGAAGCCGCTAAATTACGATTTGATAAAACTGAATCAGCCCAAAGAGAACGAAATCTAAACGAAACTACAAAAAACAATCTGGAAGAGATGTTGATCTTCAACATTGGCTCAAAGGAACTCTTCGCCCTTAAGCTCAATTCCGTCGCGAGAATAGAAAAAAGAAAAGTAGAAGATATCGAAAATGTAGGTGATAATGAATATATCCAGTTCGAAAAGAAATTACTTCATTTGATTAGGGTCGATAATTACCTTCCGGTAACTAAAGCAGAAGAGGATAGCGCATATGTTTTTGTAATTGTCCCAAATAACACAGAAAAGCTCTTTGGAATTGTTGCAAAAAAAGTGGAAGATGTTGTAAAGGTTAATTTAGTTCTGGATAGAGAAACAATAAAAGGTACAGGAGTGAAGGGTACTGCAATTATTAATAACAAAATGGTCGTGGTTGTTGATATAAAAAGTCTTAGCAAATTAGCAGAAGACAGATCTACAGAGGCTGAGGAGTTATGA
- a CDS encoding response regulator gives MNVLSVDDSPTVRHFIKSAVDLLGYSFYEAGDGVKGIEIVQNTREIDLILLDWNMPVMNGLTMLKELKKHSEYKKIPVTMVTTETERCKMITAIEEGAKNYIVKPFTQEELISKMMDSLGLGI, from the coding sequence ATGAATGTACTATCAGTAGATGATTCACCAACTGTGAGACACTTTATTAAAAGTGCTGTTGATCTACTCGGTTATAGCTTTTATGAAGCTGGTGACGGGGTGAAAGGTATAGAAATCGTACAAAATACCAGAGAAATAGATTTAATATTACTGGACTGGAATATGCCTGTGATGAATGGATTAACCATGCTCAAAGAGCTTAAAAAACACTCAGAGTATAAAAAAATTCCTGTCACAATGGTTACTACCGAAACAGAGCGGTGTAAAATGATCACTGCTATTGAAGAAGGCGCTAAGAATTATATAGTTAAACCTTTTACACAAGAAGAACTAATCTCTAAAATGATGGATAGCCTGGGATTGGGAATATAG
- a CDS encoding polysaccharide pyruvyl transferase family protein: MGTEEIIGLKQQITEKISSLINSDYIFLDLPYYTNIGDVLIWKGTEDMLKTLPYKCIYKSSIENYVKPQISSDVIILLQGGGNFGDIWRRHTKFSLKIIQDYPENRIIILPQTVYYKSSQTMHSDAHLMSMHKNLTLCARDTTTFKLLNRYFSKNHLVLMPDMAFCISRDFINKYKNAAHKESLFINRKDQEQLSPDQNNYTFDHNGVEEREWPSMEKPMFHTKMLFWCKKITSALTRRNVFPKTMNKLTDFYAQKIFMPKILKLGIQFISEYQYVYSTRLHGAILAVLLNKPVTFFDNSYGKNSTFYTTWLKNYKHIKFIKKDEMLLKGRKE, encoded by the coding sequence ATGGGTACTGAAGAAATAATTGGACTTAAACAACAGATTACCGAAAAAATAAGTAGTTTAATAAACAGCGACTACATATTTCTCGATCTCCCTTACTATACCAACATCGGAGATGTTTTGATTTGGAAGGGAACGGAAGATATGTTAAAGACCTTACCGTATAAATGTATCTACAAATCTTCTATTGAAAATTATGTTAAACCACAAATATCCAGTGACGTAATCATACTCTTGCAAGGGGGGGGGAACTTTGGGGATATATGGCGTCGTCACACAAAATTTAGCCTCAAAATCATTCAAGACTATCCTGAAAACAGAATAATAATTTTACCGCAAACTGTTTATTACAAATCCTCTCAAACCATGCACAGTGATGCTCACCTGATGAGCATGCATAAGAATTTAACATTATGTGCCAGAGATACTACTACGTTTAAGCTTCTGAACAGATATTTTTCTAAGAATCACCTTGTATTAATGCCGGATATGGCATTTTGTATCTCCAGGGATTTTATAAATAAATATAAGAACGCAGCTCACAAAGAATCATTGTTTATAAATAGAAAAGATCAGGAGCAGTTAAGCCCAGACCAAAACAACTATACTTTTGATCATAATGGAGTGGAAGAACGCGAATGGCCCAGTATGGAAAAACCTATGTTCCATACAAAGATGTTGTTTTGGTGTAAAAAAATTACTTCAGCTCTTACAAGAAGAAATGTATTCCCCAAAACTATGAATAAACTGACTGATTTTTATGCTCAAAAAATTTTTATGCCCAAAATTCTTAAGCTTGGCATTCAATTTATCAGTGAGTACCAATATGTATACTCGACCCGATTGCATGGAGCTATATTAGCAGTTTTGTTGAATAAACCCGTGACCTTTTTTGATAATTCATATGGAAAAAACAGCACCTTTTATACTACATGGTTAAAAAACTATAAACATATAAAGTTTATCAAAAAAGATGAGATGTTACTTAAAGGAAGAAAAGAATGA
- a CDS encoding radical SAM protein, translated as MKRFIECIIPVTTCNLKCSYCYVEQQNRFSQKKQLQFKYSPQHIGEALSVKRLGGVSFVSLTGSGETLIPKEVPQIVLNILKQGHFVNLTTNGTLISRFEEIITLKNEYLERLHFSFSLHYCELKRTNKLETFFKNINMVKNAGCSYLVQVNMSDEYLPVWDEIKEKVIANTGALPQVALTRDESGLPNNYKILTQKPEEEYVSKSREADSPLFEFTLKNFMKKRKEFCYAGEWSAKLNIATGKLSGCYGFGIVQNIFDDLSKPIKFEAIGCNCPFLYCFNSSHFMSLGVIPSLWSQSYGQLRNRVEAKWHTPKMEEFLNQRLFDDNQQYTWFRKQYCTMKYRLLWLILKVRSECKRWFKLIVRLKRK; from the coding sequence ATGAAAAGATTTATAGAATGTATAATACCAGTAACTACCTGTAATTTAAAATGTAGTTACTGTTATGTAGAACAACAGAACAGATTTTCTCAAAAAAAACAACTACAATTTAAATACTCACCGCAACATATTGGTGAAGCATTAAGTGTTAAACGTTTAGGGGGGGTATCTTTTGTAAGTTTAACAGGTTCAGGGGAAACGCTTATACCAAAGGAAGTACCACAAATAGTTTTAAATATATTAAAACAAGGACATTTTGTTAACCTTACCACCAATGGTACGTTGATTTCTCGTTTTGAAGAGATAATAACTTTAAAGAATGAGTATTTGGAAAGGCTTCACTTTTCTTTTTCTCTGCACTATTGCGAGCTGAAGAGAACCAATAAACTTGAAACTTTCTTTAAAAACATCAATATGGTTAAAAATGCAGGTTGTTCATATCTAGTACAAGTTAATATGAGTGATGAGTATTTACCTGTGTGGGATGAGATCAAGGAAAAGGTGATTGCCAACACCGGCGCGTTACCTCAGGTGGCTTTGACCAGGGATGAATCGGGTCTTCCCAACAATTATAAAATACTGACCCAAAAACCCGAAGAGGAGTATGTATCTAAGTCAAGAGAAGCAGATTCCCCATTGTTTGAATTCACTCTAAAAAATTTCATGAAGAAAAGAAAAGAGTTTTGCTATGCAGGTGAATGGAGCGCAAAGCTGAACATAGCAACAGGTAAGCTCTCTGGTTGCTATGGATTTGGTATAGTACAGAACATATTTGATGACCTGAGTAAGCCAATTAAATTTGAAGCGATTGGTTGTAATTGTCCCTTTTTGTACTGTTTTAATTCCAGCCATTTTATGTCATTGGGAGTGATTCCTTCCCTTTGGTCTCAATCTTATGGTCAGTTAAGAAACAGAGTTGAAGCTAAATGGCATACTCCAAAAATGGAGGAGTTTTTAAATCAAAGGCTATTCGATGACAATCAACAATATACCTGGTTTAGAAAACAGTATTGTACTATGAAATACAGACTTCTTTGGTTGATCTTAAAAGTCAGGTCTGAGTGTAAAAGGTGGTTTAAATTAATTGTAAGATTAAAGAGGAAATAA
- a CDS encoding glycosyltransferase family A protein, with the protein MALVSVIIPTHKRAKYLKEAISSVFLQTYSDWELIIIDDNPLNSEDQKKTKAVVDTFPFQEKIKYIPHKNSLGGAAARNTGIGAARGKYIAFLDDDDLWEESKLEKQIQLFKKNENLGLVYCKMYGFTGTQKKCVPQDYLVRGDIYKDILAMNFMATCTVMVKKECFDKVGMFDVTLPSRQDHDMFLRICKGYRVDFVEEYLAGMRLHQNRISRNVEKKQNGWNLFLKKWKKELDRFPRIKNRVYASYNWEMGRVYYYCQQYSSARRHLFKVIRYNKFKFKAHILFLASLLRIDIRLK; encoded by the coding sequence GTGGCTTTGGTTAGTGTAATAATCCCTACTCACAAAAGAGCAAAATACTTAAAAGAAGCGATTAGTAGTGTCTTCTTACAAACTTACAGTGATTGGGAGCTGATAATTATCGATGATAACCCTTTAAACAGTGAGGATCAAAAGAAAACAAAAGCGGTTGTCGATACTTTTCCTTTCCAGGAAAAGATTAAATACATTCCCCACAAAAATTCCCTGGGGGGTGCTGCAGCGAGAAACACTGGAATTGGGGCCGCAAGGGGAAAATATATCGCTTTTCTTGATGATGATGATTTGTGGGAAGAAAGTAAACTGGAAAAACAGATCCAACTGTTTAAAAAAAATGAGAATCTTGGTTTAGTGTATTGTAAAATGTATGGGTTTACAGGAACCCAAAAAAAGTGTGTTCCGCAGGACTATTTGGTAAGAGGAGACATCTACAAAGATATATTAGCAATGAACTTTATGGCAACATGTACAGTGATGGTCAAAAAAGAGTGTTTCGATAAGGTCGGGATGTTTGATGTGACATTGCCAAGCAGGCAGGATCATGACATGTTTCTTAGAATATGCAAAGGATATCGTGTGGATTTTGTGGAAGAGTACCTGGCTGGTATGCGCTTGCATCAAAACAGAATAAGCAGAAATGTTGAAAAGAAACAAAATGGTTGGAATCTGTTCCTAAAAAAATGGAAAAAAGAACTGGACCGATTCCCTAGGATTAAAAATAGAGTCTATGCCTCATACAACTGGGAAATGGGTAGAGTATATTATTATTGTCAGCAGTATTCATCTGCCCGGAGGCATCTGTTCAAGGTAATACGGTACAACAAATTTAAATTTAAAGCCCATATTTTATTTTTAGCCTCACTGCTTAGAATTGATATACGCTTAAAGTAA
- a CDS encoding glycosyltransferase family 2 protein, with amino-acid sequence MKVSVVVPVYNVEKYIERCFVSVANQSYKNIECIFVDDCSPDSCNTLLQNMITSYNGPISFKIFKHEKNLGLSAARNSGTKVALGEYVYYLDSDDEITPNSLELLVSLAKNYPGVEMVQGNTRTVTPTGYGDRWRDVKHLKFPEYSDDKLWIKERFLEIPRIPVNAWNKLIKRSFLQENDLYFREGIIYEDEHWMFYVAKKISSIAVCKEYTYYHYVVPGSIIQSNKLNSVLSSWDKILTELSENIDDVLPHLQRKYIYLSINRCIRQISSKNNTQKYIKQYRKIIVSHLKSSLKRLSVCETFLLLLLFLPNTRSIRGLSKRLLLNVL; translated from the coding sequence ATGAAGGTTTCTGTAGTAGTGCCAGTGTATAACGTAGAAAAATATATAGAGCGTTGTTTTGTTTCTGTAGCCAATCAGAGCTATAAGAATATCGAATGCATTTTCGTGGATGACTGTTCTCCTGATAGCTGTAATACTTTATTACAAAATATGATCACTTCATATAATGGGCCAATTTCCTTTAAAATATTTAAACATGAAAAAAATTTAGGTTTATCAGCTGCCAGAAACTCAGGTACTAAAGTAGCTTTAGGGGAATATGTCTATTACTTAGATAGTGATGATGAAATTACACCCAATAGCTTAGAGCTACTGGTTAGTTTGGCAAAAAACTATCCTGGTGTAGAAATGGTACAGGGTAATACACGAACTGTAACTCCAACCGGCTACGGGGATAGGTGGAGAGACGTAAAGCATCTGAAATTCCCGGAATATTCAGATGATAAATTATGGATAAAGGAGAGATTCTTAGAAATTCCAAGAATACCTGTCAATGCCTGGAATAAATTAATAAAACGATCCTTTTTGCAGGAAAATGACCTCTATTTTAGAGAGGGTATCATTTATGAAGACGAGCATTGGATGTTTTATGTAGCAAAAAAAATCAGCTCAATAGCTGTATGTAAGGAATATACCTATTACCACTATGTGGTACCTGGATCTATCATACAGTCAAATAAGCTGAATTCAGTACTTTCTTCGTGGGACAAAATACTAACTGAACTATCTGAAAACATTGATGATGTATTGCCCCACTTGCAGAGGAAATACATATACTTGTCTATAAACAGATGCATCAGGCAAATCAGCTCAAAAAATAATACACAAAAGTATATAAAACAGTACCGAAAAATAATAGTTTCACACCTGAAATCATCATTGAAACGATTGTCTGTGTGTGAAACATTTCTATTACTTCTTCTGTTTTTGCCAAACACCAGATCTATCAGAGGGCTGTCAAAAAGGTTGCTGTTAAATGTGCTTTGA
- a CDS encoding chemotaxis response regulator protein-glutamate methylesterase — protein sequence MKIKTLVVDDTVVYRKILSEVVSSLDELELVGTAPNGIIALKKLARIETDLVLLDQHMPEMDGVEVLKKIKEQIPKIEVIMLSGISTRSTDTTIKALEMGAVDFIRKPEGNDFAASMKTLVNDVRPVIRLLQMRNVKGKGNVTPIKKKRVESSKKTIARAYAPVPKNFSILAIGVSTGGPDALSRVIPKLPKNLSVPVLIVQHMPPVFTKSLAESLNKKSAITVQEAKEGEILKISNVYIAPGGYHMVIRKEKEHNTIHLTSSPPENSCRPSVDVLFRSVGQVYANKGIMSVIMTGMGNDGLNGVRALKRSGCYSITQAAETCVVYGMPRAVDEAELSDKSIPLDNLANHIADKLHVEKDRIPVNGTC from the coding sequence ATGAAGATAAAAACTCTGGTAGTCGATGATACCGTGGTTTATCGTAAGATATTATCAGAAGTGGTGTCCAGTTTAGATGAGCTTGAGCTTGTGGGAACAGCGCCAAACGGAATAATAGCTTTAAAAAAACTGGCTCGTATTGAAACAGATCTTGTTTTGCTTGATCAGCACATGCCTGAAATGGATGGAGTGGAAGTACTTAAGAAAATAAAAGAGCAAATTCCTAAAATTGAGGTAATAATGCTTAGTGGTATCTCCACCCGAAGCACGGATACTACCATTAAGGCACTGGAGATGGGAGCTGTTGATTTTATTCGTAAGCCAGAGGGTAATGATTTTGCTGCGAGCATGAAAACTCTCGTTAATGATGTGCGTCCGGTAATACGCTTGTTACAAATGCGCAATGTTAAAGGGAAAGGGAATGTAACCCCAATAAAGAAAAAGAGGGTAGAATCTTCAAAGAAAACGATTGCTCGCGCCTATGCTCCAGTACCGAAAAATTTTTCAATACTTGCAATAGGTGTATCGACTGGTGGCCCGGATGCGTTATCAAGGGTTATTCCAAAACTACCTAAAAACCTATCTGTTCCTGTTCTAATAGTGCAACACATGCCCCCGGTGTTTACTAAGTCGCTTGCTGAAAGTTTAAATAAAAAATCTGCCATTACTGTTCAGGAGGCAAAAGAGGGGGAAATCCTTAAGATATCAAATGTATATATTGCTCCTGGCGGATATCATATGGTTATTCGAAAAGAAAAGGAACATAATACAATACACCTTACCAGCAGTCCACCGGAAAACAGCTGTCGTCCGTCAGTAGACGTACTGTTTCGTTCGGTGGGGCAGGTATATGCAAATAAAGGCATTATGTCGGTTATTATGACAGGTATGGGAAATGACGGGTTGAATGGGGTTCGGGCGCTTAAAAGAAGTGGCTGTTACAGTATTACTCAGGCGGCAGAGACTTGTGTAGTATATGGAATGCCGCGGGCGGTAGATGAAGCTGAGCTTTCTGATAAATCGATTCCACTTGATAATCTGGCGAATCATATTGCTGATAAATTGCACGTTGAAAAGGATAGGATACCGGTAAATGGGACCTGTTAA